ACTCGGACGGGGGAGACCCCGGCCGCCTGGGCGGCCCCCCAGAGGGAGCCCTCCCGGGGATCCTCCCGTCCCGCGAAGAGCACGCTCCGGAAATCCCCGCCGTTGAACGCGGCCGTGAGGGTGATGGCCTGCTGCGCCGGGCCGCCGATATTCAACCGGGCGATGACGCGGGCGAGGACCCGCTCACCCATGGCTTGCCTCCGCCGCGGCCGTCCGCGCCAGCCCCTCCGTGAAGTCGACCGTGGGGCGGTAGCCCAGGAGGGCCGCGGCGCGGGCCAGGTCGGCCTGCGAATGCAGAACATCCCCTGTTCGCGGAGGGGCGAAGGAAGGCGTGAGATGCGTCCCCAGGAGCCGGTTGAGGTGGTCGACGAGCTCCAGGAGGGTGATCCGGGCGCCGCAGGCCACGTTGATGACCTCGCCGGAGGCTCCCGGCGCTGCTGCCGCGAGGAGGTTCGCCCGCACCGCGTTCTCCACGTAGGTGAAATCGCGCGACTGCTTCCCATCGCCGAAGATGACCGGCCGCTCCCCCCGCCGCATCGCCGCCAGGAACTTCGGGATGACGGCGGCGTAGGGGGAGGCGGGGTCCTGCCGCGGCCCGAAGATGTTGAAGTAGCGCAGGCTCACCGTCTCCAGACCCAACGCCGCGGCGAAGACCTGGCAGTACTGCTCCCCCGCCAGCTTCGAGATGGCGTAAGGGGATTTGGGCTGGGTCGGCATCTCCTCCCGCTTCGGGAGGGTAGGGCTGTCGCCGTAGACCGAGGAGGAGGAAGCGTACACGACCCGCCGGACGCCCGCCCCCCGGGCAGCCAGGAGGAGGCTCAGGGTGCCGGTGGTGTTGACGGCGTGGGTCGTGGCAGGATCCTCCAGGGAGCGGGCCACCGAGGCGAGGGCCGCCTGGTGGAAGATCACCTCCACGCCCCGGACCGCCCGCTCCACGATGGCCGGGTCCCGGAGGTCCCCCTCCAGGAGCTCGACCGCTCCCGCCACGGCCGCGAGGTTCGCCCGCGCCCCGGTGGCGAAATTGTCCAGAATCCGGACCCGGTGCCCGGACCGGACGAGGGCTTCTGCAAGGTGCGAGCCGATGAACCCGGCCCCGCCCGTGACCAAATAGGTCGCCAGCGGTTACCCCTTCACGGCTGCGGCGCCATCACGGCGCTCCTGGGCCAGTCGGCCGTCGCCGTCAATGAACGTGCGGTGCCACAGTTCCAGCATCAGGAGGTTCCAGAGCAAGTAGTGCCAGGATGCCCGCCCGGCCACGTGCTCATCCAGGTAGGACCGGACCACCTCGGGCCGGAAATAGACCCGATCGGTGGCCCGGCGACCCAGGAGCGTGTCGTACGCCAGTGACCGGAGGTCCTCTCGGAGCCACCGGTCGATGGGGACTCCGAAACCCATCTTCGGCCGCTCCAGGATCGCGTCCGGCAAGATGCCCCGTAGCGCCGTCCGCAGGAGGACCTTTTTCTCCCTTCCGCGCAGCTTCAGATGGGACGGGATGCGTGCTGCGAATTCCAAAAGGGCATGGTCCAGAAACGGCGACCGCGCCTCGAGCCCGTTCATCATGCTGGCCACGTCCACCTTCACCAGGAGATCGTCGGGGAGGTACGTCCGGGTGTCTACGTCCATGACGGCGTCCAGCAGATCTGCGCCATCCGACGTCCGGAAGGCGCGGATCAGCAGTTCTTCTGACTCCATCGGCGGTACGGCTGCCGCGAAGTCCGGATGGTAGAGCTCCGCCTTCCGGTCCGCGGTGAAGTGGAACACCCACCGGCTGTACCGCCGATCCGGCGGCTGGAGCAGCCCCTCCAGAAATCGCCGCCCCCGCGCACGCAGGCTCCCCCGCCGCCCCCCGCGCGGGACGAGTCCCACGGCAGCCTGAAGTCCCCGCCGCGCTGTTCCTGGCAGCCAGTCCAGGCGGCCGGCCAGCTGTTGGGCGACATACCGCTCGTAGCCACCAAACCCCTCGTCCCCCCCGTCCCCATTGAGCGCGACCGTGACATGCTGCCGGGTGATCTGCGCGACATAGTAGGTGGGGATGGCAGAAGAATCTGCAAACGGCTGGTCGTAATGCCAGACCAGCATGGGCAGGATCCCCGCGGCGTCCGGTCGGACCACGAACTCCTCGTGGCGCGTCCCGAACCGCTCTGCCACCAGCCGCGCGTAGTGTCGCTCGTCGTACTCCGCGGTATCGAATCCGATGGAGAAGGTCCGCACGGGCTCGGCCGCGTGGCGGCTCATCATGGCCACGACCGCGCTGGAGTCGATCCCCCCGCTGAGGAAGGCTCCCAGGGGGACATCGCTGATCATCCGGACCTTGACCGCATCCTCCAGGTGGTGGACCAGCTCCTGCGCCAGATCCCGCTCCGATCCCGGGTGCTTCACCCCATATTGCAGGCGCCAGTAGCGCTCGACGGTAAGCCTCCCGTCCCGGATCGTAGCCACGTGGGCCGGCGGGAGCGCACGGATTCCCCGGAAGGCGGTCGCCGGGTGGGGGACGTAGCCGAAACTGAGGTAGTGATGGATCCCCTCGAAGTCCGGCGTCGCCTCCACCTCCGGATCCATCAGGATCGCCTTGATCTCCGAGGCGAACCGTAGGCCCCCGCGGTCGATCTGGTAGTACAGCGGCTTCTTGCCGGCCCGGTCCCGCGCCAGGAACAGCGTCTGGGTCCGGGCGTCCCAGATGGCGAAGGAGAACATCCCTCGCAGCGCACGGACGCACGCCGGCCCCTCTTCCTCGTACAGGTGCAGGACGGTCTCGGTGTCGGTCTTGGATCGGAAGCGGTGCCCCCGCCGGATCAGCCTTTCGCGCAGATCGGGGAAGTTGTAGACCTCGCCGTTGAAGGTGATCCAGATGGTCCCATCCTCGTTGGGCATGGGCTGGCGCCCATTCTCGGTCAGGTCAATAATCTTGAGCCGGCGGTGGCCGAGGCCGACTGGCCCGTTGATGAAGATTCCATCCCCGTCCGGACCCCGGTGGGAGAGGGCATTCGTCATCCGGCGCAAGAGGGGCGCACCCACCGGACGTTCGGAGTCGAAGTTGAGTCGCCCGCAGATCCCGCACATCGTTTACCCCTCGGGTCGGGGATCACCTCCCCCTCGGCGAGTGTCCGCGGGGTACCGGGGCTCGCGACCGGGGAGGGGGGAACGGGTGGTTCCCCTGGCCCAGGGCATCATTTCCGTTCTTCCCCGGCAAGGAGCTCGGCGTACAGCTCCTGGGTGGCCTCGACCATCCGCTCGACGCGAAACCGGTCCTCCACCCGACGCCGGCCGGCGGCGCCCATGGCGGAGGCGCGAGGGGGATCGTCCAGCAGGACCTGGAGGGCGGCGGCAAGCGCGCGGGGGTCCTCCCGCGGCACCAGGAGCCCGGTCTCCCCGTGGAGGACCGCCTCAGGGGTCCCCCCCACGGCGGTCGCCACTGCGGGGAGGCCGCAGGCCATCGCCTCCAGAAGGGCGTTGGAGAGCCCCTCCGTCCGGGAGGGGAGGACGAAGATATCGAAGGACGGCAGCAGGGTGGTTGCCTCCTCCCGGGGCCCCGTGAAGCGGACCGCCCCGTCAAGCCCCAGGTCGGCCACCCGGGCCTGCGCTGCCTCCTCTCCCGGTCCCCCGCCGATTACCACGAGGATAGCGCTGCCCGATCGGAGGGCCGGCAGCCGGGCGGCGGCGGCGATGAGCAGGTCCAGCCCCTTCTCCCGATCCATCCGCGCCAGGACCGTTCCGATCACCGTGGCCCGGGGCGGGAGACCAAGGAGTTTGCGAGCCGCTGCGCGGGCTGCGCTGTCCGGCACCGGCCCGATCTCCACCCCGTTCGGGATCACCCTGATCCGACTCGGGTCCAGCCCGATGACCTCAGCGGCGTAGCGGCCCACGGCTTCGCTCACGACCACGATGCGGTGGGCCATGGCCCCGGTCCCCCGGTTGAGCCAGCGCCGGAGGGGACCCTCGAGCTCCATGGTCCGCTCCGACGATACCACGTGCGGCACCCCGAGCAGGCGACCGAGGAGGCGTCCGAGGAGGTTGGCGTGGAACAGAAACGAGTGCACGATTCGAGGCTGGCTGCGCCGCAGGGCCCATGCGAGTCGGAGGGGGACTGTCGGGTCCATCCTGTGGCGCATCCCCAGGCACTGAGTCGGCACACCCGCGCGCCGCAGGCGCGCGAAGACCGGCCCGGCCCCGAAGAGACACCAGACCTCCGGGGTAAAGCGCCTCCGGTCGAGCCGGAGGACCAGACGCTCCAGGGCGCGCTCGGCTCCACCGATATTCAGTTCGGTGATCAGATAGGTCACGGGCACCGGCCCGCTGCCCGGCATCATCCTACGAGCTCCTCGTAGAGGGAGAGGTACTGCGTTCCCACCCGGTGGATGGCGAAGCGCTCCTCCACGGCGGCGCGGGCCGCCGCGCCGACTTCCCGGCGCAGCGCCGGCCCTGCCGCCAGTGTTCCGACGGCCTCGGCCAGGGCCGCCGGGGCCTCCACTGGCACCAGCCAGCCAGCCTTCCCGTCCTCCCCGACCGCCTCCCGGTTGCCCGCCACATCCGTGGCCACCACGGGAAGAGCCGAGGCCATCGCCTCCAGGACCGCATTCGGGCAGCCCTCGGCGCGCGAGGGGAAGACGAAAAGGTCGGCGGCCCGGTACAGGTTGGCCACATCGCTGCGGGCCCCCAGGAACGCGACCCGCCCCTCCAGGCCCAGCCCGTCCGCCTGGCGGATCCACGCCCCCGCCTCCCCCGGTCCGGCGATGAGGAGGCGGGGCGCCTCGCCGCGGTGGACCAGGTCAGCCCATGCCGCGAGGAGCACGTCCACGCCCTTCCGGTGCTCCAGTCGCCCCACGAAGAGGGCGACCGGCTCGCCTGCGGGGAGACCCAGGGACCTTCGCAAGGCTGCCCGTTCGCCCGGCGCTGCAGGGGCGAAGCGTTGGACATCGACCCCGTTCGGAATGACGCGCGCGGGCACCGCCCCCAGCCCCACCGCCTCCAGCTCCGCGGCGCTCTCCCGGTTCAGTGTCACGAACCGATCCACCTCCCGGAGCAGGGCGATCCGGCGCCGGTAGAGGGGG
This is a stretch of genomic DNA from Candidatus Methylomirabilis sp.. It encodes these proteins:
- a CDS encoding SDR family oxidoreductase; protein product: MVTGGAGFIGSHLAEALVRSGHRVRILDNFATGARANLAAVAGAVELLEGDLRDPAIVERAVRGVEVIFHQAALASVARSLEDPATTHAVNTTGTLSLLLAARGAGVRRVVYASSSSVYGDSPTLPKREEMPTQPKSPYAISKLAGEQYCQVFAAALGLETVSLRYFNIFGPRQDPASPYAAVIPKFLAAMRRGERPVIFGDGKQSRDFTYVENAVRANLLAAAAPGASGEVINVACGARITLLELVDHLNRLLGTHLTPSFAPPRTGDVLHSQADLARAAALLGYRPTVDFTEGLARTAAAEASHG
- the asnB gene encoding asparagine synthase (glutamine-hydrolyzing) → MCGICGRLNFDSERPVGAPLLRRMTNALSHRGPDGDGIFINGPVGLGHRRLKIIDLTENGRQPMPNEDGTIWITFNGEVYNFPDLRERLIRRGHRFRSKTDTETVLHLYEEEGPACVRALRGMFSFAIWDARTQTLFLARDRAGKKPLYYQIDRGGLRFASEIKAILMDPEVEATPDFEGIHHYLSFGYVPHPATAFRGIRALPPAHVATIRDGRLTVERYWRLQYGVKHPGSERDLAQELVHHLEDAVKVRMISDVPLGAFLSGGIDSSAVVAMMSRHAAEPVRTFSIGFDTAEYDERHYARLVAERFGTRHEEFVVRPDAAGILPMLVWHYDQPFADSSAIPTYYVAQITRQHVTVALNGDGGDEGFGGYERYVAQQLAGRLDWLPGTARRGLQAAVGLVPRGGRRGSLRARGRRFLEGLLQPPDRRYSRWVFHFTADRKAELYHPDFAAAVPPMESEELLIRAFRTSDGADLLDAVMDVDTRTYLPDDLLVKVDVASMMNGLEARSPFLDHALLEFAARIPSHLKLRGREKKVLLRTALRGILPDAILERPKMGFGVPIDRWLREDLRSLAYDTLLGRRATDRVYFRPEVVRSYLDEHVAGRASWHYLLWNLLMLELWHRTFIDGDGRLAQERRDGAAAVKG
- a CDS encoding glycosyltransferase gives rise to the protein MMPGSGPVPVTYLITELNIGGAERALERLVLRLDRRRFTPEVWCLFGAGPVFARLRRAGVPTQCLGMRHRMDPTVPLRLAWALRRSQPRIVHSFLFHANLLGRLLGRLLGVPHVVSSERTMELEGPLRRWLNRGTGAMAHRIVVVSEAVGRYAAEVIGLDPSRIRVIPNGVEIGPVPDSAARAAARKLLGLPPRATVIGTVLARMDREKGLDLLIAAAARLPALRSGSAILVVIGGGPGEEAAQARVADLGLDGAVRFTGPREEATTLLPSFDIFVLPSRTEGLSNALLEAMACGLPAVATAVGGTPEAVLHGETGLLVPREDPRALAAALQVLLDDPPRASAMGAAGRRRVEDRFRVERMVEATQELYAELLAGEERK
- a CDS encoding glycosyltransferase family 4 protein, which translates into the protein MPGPSVCMLSASFAPTLGGTERQCWLLSEWLVRAGVPVAVLTRASRRGGEVPAAPFPIHRLCGGAAHPLAGLAYAVAGACWLAARGGRFGILHAHQALSPALAAVLAKRLRPRHRVVVKVACSGEWSDFRLARSRPLYRRRIALLREVDRFVTLNRESAAELEAVGLGAVPARVIPNGVDVQRFAPAAPGERAALRRSLGLPAGEPVALFVGRLEHRKGVDVLLAAWADLVHRGEAPRLLIAGPGEAGAWIRQADGLGLEGRVAFLGARSDVANLYRAADLFVFPSRAEGCPNAVLEAMASALPVVATDVAGNREAVGEDGKAGWLVPVEAPAALAEAVGTLAAGPALRREVGAAARAAVEERFAIHRVGTQYLSLYEELVG